One Setaria italica strain Yugu1 chromosome I, Setaria_italica_v2.0, whole genome shotgun sequence DNA window includes the following coding sequences:
- the LOC101786488 gene encoding polyadenylate-binding protein-interacting protein 4 isoform X2 → MMSHQQQMAPPSRSSVNGFPHRKLDRESSGRHDNKTNLVRSSSGGLGGAENGINLGHASHSRDRLVYVLTQLIGHHVDVHVKNGSIISGIFHATNSDKDFGVVLKMAQVIKDGSARGQRYATDVVKKPETMIIPARELVQVFAKDVALGGDELPKGPGHDKRKDLLIDSAISRTHYLEERELERWAPDEGDSECIELEKYDRKGNRSWDQFETNAALFGVKSTFNEEIYTTKLERGPHMRELEKHASRIAREIEGEDTKDIHLAEERGLFLGDDLDHDEEIKYSAVRRDTDNSKYKPFTNVPSSTRHVDSFNRTVNIDPKDSLACSSTMDEQSPSYMFDDTDSSSNIQTNNVSQPTSDDPSNKPFSVDENRLDKKLSKDSNENLDNRKLQPENNLSGGGRPLISEGLDGPPSSSHAYEPSSSGQGFKSPETLDSTLSVKYPSTMEPVTSSQRPGSSASSTSERIAANSVASAPGLSPSSSIGSLTSEKSTLNPNAKEFKLNPNAKSFTPSASLRPPHPPASDASYYYPNNMPAAPLGPGLPVGMGFPPAYGGQPVMYNTQPGTPPQGYMHPAGPQYGQQMMMGQNRPVYYYAPEMQQYRGRNF, encoded by the exons ATGATGAGTCATCAGCAGCAAATGGCCCCTCCTAGTAGGAGTTCTGTGAATGGATTCCCCCATCGTAAGCTGGACAGGGAGAGTAGTGGAAGGCATGACAATAAAACAAATTTGGTGAGGTCATCATCTGGTGGTCTTGGTGGTGCAG aaaatggCATCAACTTAGGGCATGCAAGCCATTCGAGGGATCGGCTAGTCTATGTTCTAACACAACTTATTGGGCATCATGTGGACGTGCATGTGAAAAATGGGTCTATAATCTCTGGAATTTTCCACGCAACAAACTCTGACAAAGACTTTG GAGTTGTCTTAAAAATGGCTCAGGTCATAAAGGATGGTTCTGCCAGAGGACAAAGATATGCTACTGATGTTGTAAAGAAGCCTGAGACTATGATAATACCAGCAAGGGAGCTTGTGCAAGTTTTCGCCAAG GATGTAGCACTTGGCGGTGATGAGCTGCCAAAAGGTCCTGGCCATGACAAAAGGAAAGACTTGTTGATTGATTCTGCTATTTCCCGCACTCATTATCTTGAAGAGAGGGAACTTGAGCGATGGGCACCGGATGAAGGAGATTCAGAGTGTATCGAACTGGAGAAATATGACAGAAAGGGAAATAG GAGCTGGGACCAGTTTGAAACCAATGCAGCTTTGTTTGGGGTAAAGAGTACTTTCAATGAAGAAATTTATACCACAAAGCTTGAGAGAGGTCCTCATATGAGAGAGCTAGAAAAGCATGCTTCAAGAATAGCTAGAGAAATAGAGGGAGAAGATACCAAAGATATTCATCTTGCAGAG GAAAGGGGCTTATTCCTGGGTGATGACTTGGACCATGATGAAGAGATAAAATATTCAGCAGTGCGTAGAGACACTGATAACAGCAAATACAAGCCATTTACAAATGTCCCAAGCAGTACACGTCATGTTGATTCATTTAATAGGACTGTCAACATTGATCCCAAGGATTCACTGGCATGTTCATCAACAATG GATGAACAATCACCTTCCTACATGTTTGATGATACTGATTCATCTTCTAATATCCAAACCAATAATGTTAGCCAGCCAACATCTGATGACCCATCGAATAAGCCCTTTTCTGTTGATGAAAACAG GTTGGACAAGAAGCTGAGCAAAGATAGTAATGAAAACTTGGATAACAGAAAGTTGCAACCTGAGAATAAT TTATCTGGTGGTGGCAGACCGCTTATTTCTGAAG GGTTGGATGGGCCACCTTCAAGTTCACATGCATACGAACCCTCGTCTTCTGGTCAAGGATTCAAATCTCCAGAAACACTGGATTCGACATTATCTGTCAAATATCCTTCCACAATGGAACCTGTGACTTCCTCTCAAAGACCTGGTAGTTCGGCGTCATCAACGTCAGAGCGCATTGCTGCAAACTCAGTTGCGAGTGCTCCTGGCTTGTCGCCAAGCTCTTCAATAGGATCTCTTACCTCAGAAAAATCAACTCTGAACCCAAATGCTAAG GAATTCAAGCTAAACCCTAATGCCAAGAGCTTTACTCCGTCAGCATCTCTGAGGCCACCACATCCTCCAGCATCCGATGCATCATACTACTATCCTAACAACATGCCGGCGGCACCACTTGGACCTGGTTTGCCAGTGGGCATGGGG TTCCCTCCAGCATATGGTGGCCAGCCTGTCATGTATAATACTCAACCTGGAACACCACCCCAGGGTTACATGCATCCTGCTGGGCCGCAG TATGGGCAGCAGATGATGATGGGACAGAATCGTCCTGTTTATTATTATGCACCT GAGATGCAACAATACAGAGGAAGAAACTTCTAA
- the LOC101786488 gene encoding polyadenylate-binding protein-interacting protein 4 isoform X1 yields MMSHQQQMAPPSRSSVNGFPHRKLDRESSGRHDNKTNLVRSSSGGLGGAENGINLGHASHSRDRLVYVLTQLIGHHVDVHVKNGSIISGIFHATNSDKDFGVVLKMAQVIKDGSARGQRYATDVVKKPETMIIPARELVQVFAKDVALGGDELPKGPGHDKRKDLLIDSAISRTHYLEERELERWAPDEGDSECIELEKYDRKGNRSWDQFETNAALFGVKSTFNEEIYTTKLERGPHMRELEKHASRIAREIEGEDTKDIHLAEERGLFLGDDLDHDEEIKYSAVRRDTDNSKYKPFTNVPSSTRHVDSFNRTVNIDPKDSLACSSTMDEQSPSYMFDDTDSSSNIQTNNVSQPTSDDPSNKPFSVDENRLDKKLSKDSNENLDNRKLQPENNQLSGGGRPLISEGLDGPPSSSHAYEPSSSGQGFKSPETLDSTLSVKYPSTMEPVTSSQRPGSSASSTSERIAANSVASAPGLSPSSSIGSLTSEKSTLNPNAKEFKLNPNAKSFTPSASLRPPHPPASDASYYYPNNMPAAPLGPGLPVGMGFPPAYGGQPVMYNTQPGTPPQGYMHPAGPQYGQQMMMGQNRPVYYYAPEMQQYRGRNF; encoded by the exons ATGATGAGTCATCAGCAGCAAATGGCCCCTCCTAGTAGGAGTTCTGTGAATGGATTCCCCCATCGTAAGCTGGACAGGGAGAGTAGTGGAAGGCATGACAATAAAACAAATTTGGTGAGGTCATCATCTGGTGGTCTTGGTGGTGCAG aaaatggCATCAACTTAGGGCATGCAAGCCATTCGAGGGATCGGCTAGTCTATGTTCTAACACAACTTATTGGGCATCATGTGGACGTGCATGTGAAAAATGGGTCTATAATCTCTGGAATTTTCCACGCAACAAACTCTGACAAAGACTTTG GAGTTGTCTTAAAAATGGCTCAGGTCATAAAGGATGGTTCTGCCAGAGGACAAAGATATGCTACTGATGTTGTAAAGAAGCCTGAGACTATGATAATACCAGCAAGGGAGCTTGTGCAAGTTTTCGCCAAG GATGTAGCACTTGGCGGTGATGAGCTGCCAAAAGGTCCTGGCCATGACAAAAGGAAAGACTTGTTGATTGATTCTGCTATTTCCCGCACTCATTATCTTGAAGAGAGGGAACTTGAGCGATGGGCACCGGATGAAGGAGATTCAGAGTGTATCGAACTGGAGAAATATGACAGAAAGGGAAATAG GAGCTGGGACCAGTTTGAAACCAATGCAGCTTTGTTTGGGGTAAAGAGTACTTTCAATGAAGAAATTTATACCACAAAGCTTGAGAGAGGTCCTCATATGAGAGAGCTAGAAAAGCATGCTTCAAGAATAGCTAGAGAAATAGAGGGAGAAGATACCAAAGATATTCATCTTGCAGAG GAAAGGGGCTTATTCCTGGGTGATGACTTGGACCATGATGAAGAGATAAAATATTCAGCAGTGCGTAGAGACACTGATAACAGCAAATACAAGCCATTTACAAATGTCCCAAGCAGTACACGTCATGTTGATTCATTTAATAGGACTGTCAACATTGATCCCAAGGATTCACTGGCATGTTCATCAACAATG GATGAACAATCACCTTCCTACATGTTTGATGATACTGATTCATCTTCTAATATCCAAACCAATAATGTTAGCCAGCCAACATCTGATGACCCATCGAATAAGCCCTTTTCTGTTGATGAAAACAG GTTGGACAAGAAGCTGAGCAAAGATAGTAATGAAAACTTGGATAACAGAAAGTTGCAACCTGAGAATAAT CAGTTATCTGGTGGTGGCAGACCGCTTATTTCTGAAG GGTTGGATGGGCCACCTTCAAGTTCACATGCATACGAACCCTCGTCTTCTGGTCAAGGATTCAAATCTCCAGAAACACTGGATTCGACATTATCTGTCAAATATCCTTCCACAATGGAACCTGTGACTTCCTCTCAAAGACCTGGTAGTTCGGCGTCATCAACGTCAGAGCGCATTGCTGCAAACTCAGTTGCGAGTGCTCCTGGCTTGTCGCCAAGCTCTTCAATAGGATCTCTTACCTCAGAAAAATCAACTCTGAACCCAAATGCTAAG GAATTCAAGCTAAACCCTAATGCCAAGAGCTTTACTCCGTCAGCATCTCTGAGGCCACCACATCCTCCAGCATCCGATGCATCATACTACTATCCTAACAACATGCCGGCGGCACCACTTGGACCTGGTTTGCCAGTGGGCATGGGG TTCCCTCCAGCATATGGTGGCCAGCCTGTCATGTATAATACTCAACCTGGAACACCACCCCAGGGTTACATGCATCCTGCTGGGCCGCAG TATGGGCAGCAGATGATGATGGGACAGAATCGTCCTGTTTATTATTATGCACCT GAGATGCAACAATACAGAGGAAGAAACTTCTAA
- the LOC101786082 gene encoding uncharacterized protein LOC101786082 — translation MAMAQRAMGLLRRSLGFAPPTAQRALSTSAAPAAEGAAAAAAEAVAKEAKKRKKKNLFDVVQFLPGWGVGYKVAKTTWRDVSYQITKINLYKDGRHGKAWGIRYKAGVQAADAPIRISGVNKRGWKYIKESQKKLQDAPKVEAPVSA, via the exons ATGGCCATGGCGCAGCGGGCGATGGGCCTGCTCCGGCGGTCCCTCGGGTTCGCGCCGCCGACGGCACAGAGAGCCCTGAGTAccagcgccgcgccggcggcggagggtgcggccgcggcggcggccgaggcggtggCGAAGGaggcgaagaagaggaagaagaagaacctgTTCGACGTGGTGCAGTTCCTGCCGGGGTGGGGCGTCGGGTACAAGGTCGCCAAGACCACCTGGCGCGACGTCTCCTACCAGATCACCAAGATCAACCTCTACAAG GACGGTCGGCATGGGAAGGCGTGGGGGATTCGGTACAAGGCAG GTGTTCAAGCTGCAGACGCTCCAATTAGGATCAGTGGGGTTAACAAACGTGGGTGGAAGTACATAAAGGAATCACAGAAGAAACTACAAGATGCCCCCAAAGTAGAAGCCCCTGTCAGTGCCTAG
- the LOC101785409 gene encoding uncharacterized protein LOC101785409 isoform X1 translates to MVAALASRVESWVRDQASRLPPWAAALPHAPRWPWPPPLPAWPWPGGRMRQRERMFREEVDRRRRQLRELCRAVRVDTFAELQELLCAMVLAECVYKRPVSEMMRYINKFKSDFGGTIVSLERVQPSLDHVPHRYLLAEAGDTLFATFIGTKDYKDIIADANILQGTMFHEETAQGFAPDVDSAQNDAQKGEENLGKSYRETSKKLRKSKPAVHRGFMARAKGIPALELYNLAKKRNRKLVLCGHSLGGAVAALATLAILRAIASSPSKEDNRLHVKCITFSQPPVGNAALRDYVHTRGWQDYFKSYCILEDLVPRILSPAYFHHYNAQTLEASFINKTDVKSEENMETSAERAKGNNGEQLVLGVGPVQKSLWRLSKLVPLEGVRKSLSVIQKQANVFRKAPSQLDSYLQSKIDESEEEPQSLEIQEGSQGIVLTPLSDKDGEHNEDTNRTEKINASETGRSKRWTRVPSLPSYVPFGELYLLGDSSVNTLSDSEYSKMTSVQSVISELRECLQSHSMKSYRARFQKIYDLCMCANAPIFTGIEQLPQFSHIQELIGLAAADSVELGHIVDPPVIRTATSILPLGWDGLPGGKNAEPLKVDIIGHGLQLCTHFQAQINGNWYSTVVETLPSATSYSPNEEMQPTLQKMRILVGHPLKQPPNYISEDFLVPLIKGADSTPDFGFESLFEDKDCCKGLSGFLIYGTNDFVTVRKKVYVRTRRVRLLGLEGAGKTSLLKAMLGQVKERNSVVLECIHVDLHGKGISSGLCYIDSTTVNLQELPSEVRRFKEELLLGVHDVSKRTDLVIAVHNLAHRIPQYQQSNTSRPQPALSLLLDEAKALGIPWILAITNKFSVSAHEQNTLISLAMEAYQASPEMTKVVNSTPFLMPSARNSLMPIGSSAGNLGNKDPANRSTYLPVNFVLSPFQRKDIVMHVEGVTALRQLVHQVVLNNEEPAFEELAHERLSLDLAREKAASLQAKQKPPKRDGSVTAAAVGASLGAGLGIVMAVIMGAASALRKP, encoded by the exons ATGGTGGCCGCGCTGGCGAGCCGCGTCGAGTCGTGGGTGCGGGACCAGGCGTCGCGGCTGCCGccctgggcggcggcgctgccgcatGCGCCGCGGTGGCCCTggcccccgccgctgcccgcctGGCCGTGGCCCGGGGGCCGCATGCGCCAGCGGGAGCGCATGTTCCGGGAGGAGGtcgaccggcgccggcgccagctcCGCGAGCTCTGCCGCGCCGTCCGCGTTGACACCTTCGCCGAGCTCCAGGAGCTGCTCTGCGCCATGGTCCTCGCCGAGTGCGTCTACAAG AGGCCTGTTTCTGAGATGATGAGATATATTAACAAGTTTAAATCTGATTTTGGTGGAACCATTGTGTCCCTGGAGCGTGTTCAACCATCCTTGGATCATGTACCACATCG GTATCTGTTGGCGGAGGCTGGTGACACCCTGTTTGCTACATTTATTGGCACAAAAGATTACAA AGATATTATTGCTGATGCGAATATACTCCAAGGAACCATGTTTCATGAGGAGACTGCTCAGGGTTTCGCTCCTGATGTTGACTCTGCACAAAATGATGCTCAAAAGGGTGAGGAAAACCTTGGCAAATCTTATCGAGAAACATCAAAGAAGTTGAGAAAATCAAAACCTGCAGTGCACCGA GGTTTCATGGCTCGTGCTAAGGGGATTCCAGCACTGGAGTTATACAACCTCGCAAAGAAAAGGAACAGGAAACTTGTTCTTTGTGGACACTCACTTGGTGGAGCG GTAGCTGCATTGGCTACACTTGCAATCTTGAGAGCTATTGCATCCTCTCCATCTAAGGAGGATAACAGGCTTCATGTGAAGTGTATCACCTTCTCTCAGCCACCTGTTGGGAATGCCGCTTTGAGAGA TTATGTTCACACAAGAGGATGGCAGGACTACTTCAAATCCTACTGTATTCTAGAAGACTTAGTGCCACGCATTCTATCTCCAGCATACTTTCACCACTACAATGCTCAAACACTTGAAGCATCTTTTATAAATAAAACTGATGTGAAATCTGAAGAAAATATGGAGACAAGTGCTGAAAGGGCCAAAGGGAACAATGGGGAGCAGCTCGTTCTAGGTGTTGGTCCAGTGCAAAAGTCACTGTGGAGACTTTCAAAACTTGTTCCTTTGGAAGGGGTGCGTAAAAGCTTAAGTGTAATTCAAAAACAAGCAAATGTTTTTAGAAAGGCACCATCACAATTAGATAGTTATTTACAATCAAAGATTGATGAATCAGAAGAAGAACCACAATCTCTAGAGATTCAGGAAGGTTCGCAAGGAATTGTTCTTACCCCTTTATCTGATAAAGATGGAGAGCACAATGAAGATACTAACAGGACTGAGAAAATAAATGCATCTGAAACGGGGCGATCTAAACGCTGGACGAGGGTACCTTCTTTGCCTTCATATGTGCCATTTGGTGAG CTTTACCTATTGGGAGATTCTTCAGTCAATACACTATCAGATTCAGAATACTCCAAGATGACATCG GTGCAGTCTGTTATATCAGAGTTAAGAGAGTGTTTGCAATCACACTCGATGAAGTCCTACAGGGCACGGTTCCAAAA AATATATGATTTGTGCATGTGTGCAAATGCCCCCATTTTCACGGGCATTGAACAATTGCCACAATTTTCACATATACAAGAACTAATTGGTCTAGCAGCTGCTGATTCTGTTGAACTTGGTCACATCGTGGACCCTCCTGTTATTCGGACTGCCACTTCTATTCTTCCTCTTGGATGGGATGGACTCCCTGGTGGTAAAAATGCTGAGCCGCTGAAAGTTGATATAATTGGGCATGGCCTGCAGTTGTGCACTCATTTCCAGGCACAGATAAATGGAAACTG GTATTCCACGGTAGTAGAGACTCTACCATCAGCCACTTCGTACTCACCAAATGAAGAAATGCAACCTACATTGCAAAAAATGCGGATCCTTGTTGGCCATCCACTAAAGCAGCCTCCCAATTACATTAGCGAGGATTTCCTGGTTCCTCTGATCAAAGGTGCTGATTCAACCCCGGATTTTGGATTTGAGTCATTGTTTGAAGATAAAGATTGCTGCAAGGGTTTGAGTGGATTCCTCATATATGGAACAAATGATTTTGTAACCGTGCGTAAAAAGGTCTATGTCAGGACAAGGAGGGTGCGATTGCTTGGATTAGAG GGGGCAGGTAAAACTTCCCTGCTTAAAGCAATGTTAGGACAAGTTAAAGAAAGAAACAGCGTAGTTCTTGAATGCATACATGTAGATTTGCATGGCAAAGGAATATCAAGCGGATTGTGCTACATAGATTCGACAACAGTGAACTTGCAG GAGCTACCTTCGGAGGTTAGGCGGTTCAAAGAAGAATTGCTCTTAGGAGTACATGATGTCAGCAAGAGGACTGACCTCGTTATTGCCGTGCATAACCTAGCACATCGAATTCCACAGTATCAACAGTCCAATACTTCTCGGCCTCAGCCTGCTCTTTCACTTCTCTTGGATGAAGCCAAGGCTCTTGGCATTCCTTGGATTCTTGCAATAACCAACAAATTCTCTGTCAGCGCACATGAGCAGAACACGTTGATCAGCTTGGCTATGGAAGCATATCAGGCTTCTCCTGAGATGACAAAAGTTGTTAACTCTACCCCATTTCTAATGCCAAGTGCTAGAaatagtttgatgccgattggTTCATCTGCTGGGAATTTGGGGAACAAGGATCCTGCTAACAGATCTACTTATCTTCCTGTAAACTTTGTATTATCACCATTTCAGAGAAAGGACATTGTTATGCATGTGGAGGGTGTTACTGCCCTTCGCCAACTTGTACATCAAGTAGTCCTCAATAATGAAGAACCAGCATTTGAG GAGCTTGCTCATGAGAGATTGTCGCTGGACCTGGCACGAGAGAAGGCGGCGTCTCTGCAAGCAAAACAGAAGCCACCGAAAAGAGATGGCTCTGTTACAGCTGCAGCTGTAGGCGCATCGCTTGGTGCGGGACTGGGGATTGTGATGGCCGTAATAATGGGAGCAGCGTCAGCTCTCCGAAAGCCATGA
- the LOC101785409 gene encoding uncharacterized protein LOC101785409 isoform X2, translating into MYHIGICWRRLVTPCLLHLLAQKITRTMFHEETAQGFAPDVDSAQNDAQKGEENLGKSYRETSKKLRKSKPAVHRGFMARAKGIPALELYNLAKKRNRKLVLCGHSLGGAVAALATLAILRAIASSPSKEDNRLHVKCITFSQPPVGNAALRDYVHTRGWQDYFKSYCILEDLVPRILSPAYFHHYNAQTLEASFINKTDVKSEENMETSAERAKGNNGEQLVLGVGPVQKSLWRLSKLVPLEGVRKSLSVIQKQANVFRKAPSQLDSYLQSKIDESEEEPQSLEIQEGSQGIVLTPLSDKDGEHNEDTNRTEKINASETGRSKRWTRVPSLPSYVPFGELYLLGDSSVNTLSDSEYSKMTSVQSVISELRECLQSHSMKSYRARFQKIYDLCMCANAPIFTGIEQLPQFSHIQELIGLAAADSVELGHIVDPPVIRTATSILPLGWDGLPGGKNAEPLKVDIIGHGLQLCTHFQAQINGNWYSTVVETLPSATSYSPNEEMQPTLQKMRILVGHPLKQPPNYISEDFLVPLIKGADSTPDFGFESLFEDKDCCKGLSGFLIYGTNDFVTVRKKVYVRTRRVRLLGLEGAGKTSLLKAMLGQVKERNSVVLECIHVDLHGKGISSGLCYIDSTTVNLQELPSEVRRFKEELLLGVHDVSKRTDLVIAVHNLAHRIPQYQQSNTSRPQPALSLLLDEAKALGIPWILAITNKFSVSAHEQNTLISLAMEAYQASPEMTKVVNSTPFLMPSARNSLMPIGSSAGNLGNKDPANRSTYLPVNFVLSPFQRKDIVMHVEGVTALRQLVHQVVLNNEEPAFEELAHERLSLDLAREKAASLQAKQKPPKRDGSVTAAAVGASLGAGLGIVMAVIMGAASALRKP; encoded by the exons ATGTACCACATCG GTATCTGTTGGCGGAGGCTGGTGACACCCTGTTTGCTACATTTATTGGCACAAAAGATTACAA GAACCATGTTTCATGAGGAGACTGCTCAGGGTTTCGCTCCTGATGTTGACTCTGCACAAAATGATGCTCAAAAGGGTGAGGAAAACCTTGGCAAATCTTATCGAGAAACATCAAAGAAGTTGAGAAAATCAAAACCTGCAGTGCACCGA GGTTTCATGGCTCGTGCTAAGGGGATTCCAGCACTGGAGTTATACAACCTCGCAAAGAAAAGGAACAGGAAACTTGTTCTTTGTGGACACTCACTTGGTGGAGCG GTAGCTGCATTGGCTACACTTGCAATCTTGAGAGCTATTGCATCCTCTCCATCTAAGGAGGATAACAGGCTTCATGTGAAGTGTATCACCTTCTCTCAGCCACCTGTTGGGAATGCCGCTTTGAGAGA TTATGTTCACACAAGAGGATGGCAGGACTACTTCAAATCCTACTGTATTCTAGAAGACTTAGTGCCACGCATTCTATCTCCAGCATACTTTCACCACTACAATGCTCAAACACTTGAAGCATCTTTTATAAATAAAACTGATGTGAAATCTGAAGAAAATATGGAGACAAGTGCTGAAAGGGCCAAAGGGAACAATGGGGAGCAGCTCGTTCTAGGTGTTGGTCCAGTGCAAAAGTCACTGTGGAGACTTTCAAAACTTGTTCCTTTGGAAGGGGTGCGTAAAAGCTTAAGTGTAATTCAAAAACAAGCAAATGTTTTTAGAAAGGCACCATCACAATTAGATAGTTATTTACAATCAAAGATTGATGAATCAGAAGAAGAACCACAATCTCTAGAGATTCAGGAAGGTTCGCAAGGAATTGTTCTTACCCCTTTATCTGATAAAGATGGAGAGCACAATGAAGATACTAACAGGACTGAGAAAATAAATGCATCTGAAACGGGGCGATCTAAACGCTGGACGAGGGTACCTTCTTTGCCTTCATATGTGCCATTTGGTGAG CTTTACCTATTGGGAGATTCTTCAGTCAATACACTATCAGATTCAGAATACTCCAAGATGACATCG GTGCAGTCTGTTATATCAGAGTTAAGAGAGTGTTTGCAATCACACTCGATGAAGTCCTACAGGGCACGGTTCCAAAA AATATATGATTTGTGCATGTGTGCAAATGCCCCCATTTTCACGGGCATTGAACAATTGCCACAATTTTCACATATACAAGAACTAATTGGTCTAGCAGCTGCTGATTCTGTTGAACTTGGTCACATCGTGGACCCTCCTGTTATTCGGACTGCCACTTCTATTCTTCCTCTTGGATGGGATGGACTCCCTGGTGGTAAAAATGCTGAGCCGCTGAAAGTTGATATAATTGGGCATGGCCTGCAGTTGTGCACTCATTTCCAGGCACAGATAAATGGAAACTG GTATTCCACGGTAGTAGAGACTCTACCATCAGCCACTTCGTACTCACCAAATGAAGAAATGCAACCTACATTGCAAAAAATGCGGATCCTTGTTGGCCATCCACTAAAGCAGCCTCCCAATTACATTAGCGAGGATTTCCTGGTTCCTCTGATCAAAGGTGCTGATTCAACCCCGGATTTTGGATTTGAGTCATTGTTTGAAGATAAAGATTGCTGCAAGGGTTTGAGTGGATTCCTCATATATGGAACAAATGATTTTGTAACCGTGCGTAAAAAGGTCTATGTCAGGACAAGGAGGGTGCGATTGCTTGGATTAGAG GGGGCAGGTAAAACTTCCCTGCTTAAAGCAATGTTAGGACAAGTTAAAGAAAGAAACAGCGTAGTTCTTGAATGCATACATGTAGATTTGCATGGCAAAGGAATATCAAGCGGATTGTGCTACATAGATTCGACAACAGTGAACTTGCAG GAGCTACCTTCGGAGGTTAGGCGGTTCAAAGAAGAATTGCTCTTAGGAGTACATGATGTCAGCAAGAGGACTGACCTCGTTATTGCCGTGCATAACCTAGCACATCGAATTCCACAGTATCAACAGTCCAATACTTCTCGGCCTCAGCCTGCTCTTTCACTTCTCTTGGATGAAGCCAAGGCTCTTGGCATTCCTTGGATTCTTGCAATAACCAACAAATTCTCTGTCAGCGCACATGAGCAGAACACGTTGATCAGCTTGGCTATGGAAGCATATCAGGCTTCTCCTGAGATGACAAAAGTTGTTAACTCTACCCCATTTCTAATGCCAAGTGCTAGAaatagtttgatgccgattggTTCATCTGCTGGGAATTTGGGGAACAAGGATCCTGCTAACAGATCTACTTATCTTCCTGTAAACTTTGTATTATCACCATTTCAGAGAAAGGACATTGTTATGCATGTGGAGGGTGTTACTGCCCTTCGCCAACTTGTACATCAAGTAGTCCTCAATAATGAAGAACCAGCATTTGAG GAGCTTGCTCATGAGAGATTGTCGCTGGACCTGGCACGAGAGAAGGCGGCGTCTCTGCAAGCAAAACAGAAGCCACCGAAAAGAGATGGCTCTGTTACAGCTGCAGCTGTAGGCGCATCGCTTGGTGCGGGACTGGGGATTGTGATGGCCGTAATAATGGGAGCAGCGTCAGCTCTCCGAAAGCCATGA